CAAGCTTATAAAAAACAAGGAAATTCTTTATTCCTTTTGCGATGAAAACAATGTGAAACATGAACTTATCAAAATCCAGGAAGAAGACGAAAGGGAACAAATCGAAAAAGCTTTCAATAGTATCGAATATCTTTACATTGTAGATGGGCACCATAGAGCTGCTGCCGCTTCCAGAGTTCAAAAAATAATGAAAGAAAAAGACACAAATTACTCTTTGGACAAACCCTACAATTATTTTATGGCTGCTATTTTCCCCCACAACGAACTCAGAATACTCCCGTACAATAGAATAGTTAAAGATCTAAACGGTTTAAAAGAAGAAGAATTTTTGAAAAAGATCAGTTCCTATTTTCAAGTAGAAGAAGCTCCTTTTTCACCTTATTCCCCAGATTTACCTCACTCTTTTGGTATGTATCTTCAAAAAAAATGGTACAAACTCACATTTAAAGGTGAAGAAAGTGAAGATCCTGTTGAAAACCTTGATGTACATATATTGCAAAAATACTTATTGGATCCCATACTTTCTATAAAAGATCCCAGAACCGATCCAAGAATATATTTCCTGGGTGGTATTAGAGGCGTAAAAGAAATCGAAAAGTGGATAGACAAAAAAGATTGGATGGTTGGATTTTCTATGTATCCCACGCAAATAGACCAACTCTTAAAAGTTGCAGAGATGAATAAGATAATGCCGCCTAAATCTACTTGGTTTGAACCAAAATTGAGGAGTGGCTTATTAATTCATGAATTAAGCTAGGTCTTTCTTCCACACATTAGAGGTGGTAGTTATAAAATACTATAAATTTGATTTAAATAACAAAATTGAACAAATAAAAACTCATGCCGTTGACGAAAAAATTCAAGTAGATGAAATAAGGGTATTTGAAAATAATCTGTATGGAATAAAAAGGAAATGGAAGATTTTATCTTCTCATAACTCGGTTGTTTTCATAAAACGCATATTATGCCCCAGTGACAACGTGATGCTAACTTATTATCACGACGAGAAAGGTGAAATGTCTAAATATCTCGTTTATATAGATTTTGGCAAATACAATGTCAGCAGTGACAATATTGAATTTCAAGATCAAGAATTGGATCTTCTAATTTATAACGACTTAAAATATAAAATACTTGATATGGGGGAATTATTAAAAGCTTTTGAATGCAAAAAGATCACCTTATCTGATATGCAAAAAAATTTAATAACTCTTGAGCATTTTATTAATGATTTTAATTATTTGGGTGTAATTGACTCTCTTCA
The sequence above is drawn from the Petrotoga mexicana DSM 14811 genome and encodes:
- a CDS encoding DUF1015 domain-containing protein, which gives rise to MATVKPFKALRPYKGIEQCFSCPPYDVLEEDEVKEIISRNPNSFLRVTRSEVEAEEDSKEAIYKKAKENLESFIKNGVLIKDSEPSFYIYRETWQGVSQTGFFAVVSVDEYDKGIIKKHELTRRDKEDDRTNHILNLNAQTGPVFLTYKAQEDLKAIIDKLIKNKEILYSFCDENNVKHELIKIQEEDEREQIEKAFNSIEYLYIVDGHHRAAAASRVQKIMKEKDTNYSLDKPYNYFMAAIFPHNELRILPYNRIVKDLNGLKEEEFLKKISSYFQVEEAPFSPYSPDLPHSFGMYLQKKWYKLTFKGEESEDPVENLDVHILQKYLLDPILSIKDPRTDPRIYFLGGIRGVKEIEKWIDKKDWMVGFSMYPTQIDQLLKVAEMNKIMPPKSTWFEPKLRSGLLIHELS